The following is a genomic window from Methanococcoides sp. AM1.
TTCCGCAAGGAACTGGGCTGCTTCGGGTTGATACTGCCCGGCATATATCATGAAAGATCCTGTAGGGTCAGACACCCGGCCCCTCCAATATTCGGAATCGGTCCCAATATCTTCTTTTTCAATAAGTGTCCCTACAATAAAAAGACGATTTACTTTTGCACCGGTAGGGGTTAACAGGTACTGTGGAGAATATTGATCGTCACCATCCTTGAATGTCAGATTGGATTCCCTGAACTCTTGTGCAAAAATGCGACGTGAAACTTCCCTTACATATCCGGCCATTTACAACACCTCCGCCTCTGAAATAAGTTCATCAATTGTTTCCGGGCTCAATTCCGCCTGCTCTTCGATAGAATCGACAAGGATATTACGGTCCATCTTGGAACCGGTGACAGTGAAATATTTTCCGAGAAGCTTAAGT
Proteins encoded in this region:
- a CDS encoding RPA family protein, which encodes MAGYVREVSRRIFAQEFRESNLTFKDGDDQYSPQYLLTPTGAKVNRLFIVGTLIEKEDIGTDSEYWRGRVSDPTGSFMIYAGQYQPEAAQFLAECETPAFVAIVGKPSTYTTAEGTVLTSVRPESISLVDGATRDLWVADTAKRTLERIKDLDSMDPNVIKAKEHYGADSTQYSSIVKEALRSLKEDV